In one Nicotiana sylvestris chromosome 8, ASM39365v2, whole genome shotgun sequence genomic region, the following are encoded:
- the LOC104212418 gene encoding beta-glucuronosyltransferase GlcAT14A-like, which yields MRSLNVEKRWIFPLVISSLVSIFLLATSFDIGLISSLHTINSVFSIFPSHVVTNQTSLYLAEAKLKQVPRPPPPAPAPRFAYLISGSKGDLDQLWRTLKSLYHPRNYYVIHLDLKSSVEDRLELAARVANEPVFVKVGNVHMIKKANMVTYRGPTMVSNTLHAASILLKKYKHWDWFINLSASDYPLLTQDDLLYTFSEVKRDLNFIEHTSRLRWKESQRAMPLIIDPGLYQNTKSDIFWVSPRRTLPTAFKLFTGSAWTVLSHAFVEYCIWGWDNLPRTLLMYYSNFVSSPEGYFQTVICNAPEFSSTVINHDLHYISWDIPPKQHPHILSLNDIGKMIASDAAFARKFNKNDPVLDRIDQEFLHRGNGSFTPGGWCAGNPPCSDVGNPTKLRPGPGAQRLRRLIDKLVSSAAQNQCK from the exons ATGAGGTCCTTGAATGTGGAGAAAAGATGGATATTTCCTTTGGTTATAAGCTCACTCGTGTCGATTTTCCTTCTTGCTACCTCTTTTGACATAGGCCTTATTTCTTCATTGCATACAATCAATTCAGTTTTCTCAATTTTCCCATCTCATGTTGTAACAAATCAAACTAGCTTGTATTTAGCTGAAGCAAAACTTAAGCAAGTTCCACGTCCTCCTCCTCCTGCTCCTGCACCGCGTTTTGCTTACTTGATATCCGGATCAAAGGGTGATTTAGATCAACTTTGGCGAACACTGAAGTCACTGTATCATCCGCGGAATTATTATGTTATTCACTTGGACCTAAAATCATCGGTAGAAGATAGACTAGAGCTTGCTGCTAGAGTTGCAAATGAACCTGTTTTTGTTAAGGTTGGGAATGTACACATGATTAAAAAAGCAAATATGGTGACTTATCGCGGTCCAACTATGGTCTCTAACACTCTTCATGCCGCGTCTATTCTCCTGAAGAAATATAAGCATTGGGATTGGTTTATTAACCTGAGCGCGTCTGATTATCCTCTACTAACTCAAGATG ATCTTCTTTACACATTTTCTGAAGTAAAACGCGACTTAAATTTCATTGAGCATACAAGCCGGCTGAGATGGAAAGA GTCACAGAGGGCAATGCCGCTTATTATAGACCCCGGGCTATATCAGAATACTAAATCTGATATATTTTGGGTCTCGCCAAGGCGAACTCTTCCCACTGCCTTTAAACTCTTTACCG GCTCGGCTTGGACGGTCCTGTCACATGCATTTGTGGAGTACTGCATATGGGGTTGGGACAATCTTCCTCGGACTCTACTTATGTACTACTCGAATTTTGTATCCTCTCCTGAAGGCTATTTCCAGACAGTTATATGCAATGCCCCTGAATTTTCTTCAACTGTTATAAACCATGACTTACACTATATTTCTTGGGATATCCCTCCTAAACAACATCCACACATTCTTTCCCTAAATGACATTGGAAAAATGATAGCAAGTGATGCTGCATTTGCGCGCAAGTTCAACAAAAATGATCCTGTTTTAGACAGGATTGATCAAGAATTTCTACATCGCGGTAATGGTAGTTTCACACCAGGAGGTTGGTGTGCTGGAAATCCACCTTGTTCGGACGTTGGAAATCCGACTAAGCTTAGACCAGGCCCCGGGGCGCAAAGGCTTCGACGTCTTATTGATAAACTAGTGTCATCTGCTGCTCAAAACCAGTGTAAGTAA
- the LOC104212416 gene encoding probable bifunctional methylthioribulose-1-phosphate dehydratase/enolase-phosphatase E1 1: MAVASAAPLLAMNGAVKMATNSQAYLEGTKVKETKTLIAELCRHFYNQGWVSGTGGSITIKVHDDSIPKPQQLIVMSPSGVQKERMVEEDMYVLSSNGSVLSAPLAKPYPYKPPKCSDCAPLFLKAYEMRNAGAVIHSHGMESCIVTMLNPLLKEFRITHMEMIKGIQGHGYYDELVVPIVENTAHERELTESLTEAIKAYPKTTAVLVRNHGIYVWGDSWISAKTQAECYHYLFDAAIKLNQLGLDWTTPTHGPIHNSNGALSSTRNVKTSAKVGGLSLSGDIEPLWRCVVLDIEGTTTPISFVTDVLFPYARDNVGRHLDATYDSAETQEDIKLLRAQVQADLENGVVGAVPIPSDDAGKEEVIAALVTNVEAMIKADRKITALKELQGHIWQTGFQNNELEAVVFDDVPEALERWTALGLKVYIYSSGSRLAQRLIFGYTNYGDLRKYLCGFFDTTVGNKRETKSYTEITASLGVDNPSEILFVTDVYQEAIAAKAAGLEVIISVRPGNGPLPENHGFRTITSFSEI, translated from the exons ATGGCAGTAGCTTCAGCAGCTCCATTATTAGCAATGAACGGAGCTGTAAAAATGGCGACAAATTCACAGGCATACTTAGAAGGAACAAAGGTCAAAGAAACCAAGACCTTAATAGCCGAATTATGCCGCCATTTTTACAATCAGGGTTGGGTTTCCGGCACCGGCGGCAGCATCACCATTAAAGTTCATGATGATTCCATTCCTAAACCTCAACAGCTTATCGTCATGTCCCCTTCAG GGGTGCAAAAGGAAAGGATGGTGGAAGAGGATATGTATGTGTTGTCTTCAAATGGATCTGTTTTATCTGCACCATTGGCCAAACCGTACCCGTATAAGCCTCCCAAGTGTTCTGATTGTGCTCCTTTGTTTTTAAAG GCTTATGAGATGCGTAATGCCGGTGCTGTTATCCATAGTCATGGAATGGAATCCTGTATAGTAACAATGCTCAATCCACTATTAAAAGAATTTCGG ATCACTCATATGGAAATGATCAAAGGAATTCAAGGGCACGGTTACTATGATGAACTTGTGGTCCCTATCGTCGAGAACACTGCACACGAGAGAGAACTCACAGAATCTCTTACAGAAGCA ATCAAAGCTTATCCAAAGACAACGGCCGTGCTGGTCCGAAACCATGGGATATATGTGTGGGGAGATTCCTGGATCAGTGCTAAAACTCAG GCTGAGTGTTACCACTATCTATTTGATGCTGCAATTAAGCTTAATCAGTTGGGACTGGACTGGACAACACCAACTCACGGTCCTATTCATAACTCCAATGGTGCTTTAAGCAGTACCCGAAATGTCAAAACGTCTGCAAAAGTAGGTGGTCTTTCTTTGAGTGGCGACATTGAGCCATTATGG CGCTGCGTCGTTCTGGATATTGAGGGAACCACGACACCCATATCATTTGTTACAGATGTTCTTTTTCCTTATGCTCGTGATAATGTGGGGAGACATTTGGATGCAACATATGATTCAGCAGAAACCCAGGAGGATATTAAGCTTCTAAGAGCTCAA GTACAAGCAGATTTGGAAAATGGTGTTGTCGGTGCTGTACCTATCCCCTCTGATGATGCTGGGAAGGAGGAAGTAATTGCAGCTTTGGTTACCAATGTCGAGGCAATGATTAAAGCTGACCGAAAGATTACTGCCTTAAAGGAGTTACAG GGGCATATATGGCAAACCGGATTTCAAAATAATGAGTTAGAGGCAGTTGTTTTTGATGATGTGCCCGAAGCTCTTGAGAGATGGACTGCTTTAGGCCTCAAG GTGTACATATACTCAAGTGGAAGCAGATTGGCACAAAGGCTTATCTTTGGTTACACAAACTATGGAGACCTGAGAAAATATCTCTGTGGATTTTTTGATACAACAGTGGG GAATAAGAGAGAAACAAAAAGTTACACTGAGATTACGGCATCCTTGGGGGTAGATAATCCATCTGAGATTTTATTTGTGACGGATGTCTATCAAGAAGCCATAGCTGCAAAGGCAGCAG GTTTGGAAGTGATAATCTCAGTCAGGCCAGGGAATGGACCTCTACCAGAAAATCATGGCTTCAGGACAATCACATCCTTTTCAGAGATCTAA
- the LOC104212417 gene encoding proton pump-interactor 1-like, whose amino-acid sequence MGIDVGSQLAHILAETGIEQNNILKENGKMNHVAGVTDPVKFGSHGTEEPIKEERKRVPLISLRENAVDEWPQEKQVHSFYIVKYRRFEDQKLKSKIEQAEIELQKKNKAKSQIIEKLKLIRADRAQLIEQRKSLRAENQQFWTKIDEKRKEVKPLHDALGELRGARNTGTERGYSLCSSEEELNNLIKSLEYRIQHESISLNEEKQILREIKLLEGTRENVKKNAATRADILESKGDKESIQNQVKLISVDLDGVRKEQQVVKAKLKKLDDHIDDITKQIKSLDEEVKEIVQKRESTYEHILELRKQRDEGNSPFYKNSTMLQKAKQLADKKDIEALKELSLMEVENFMSLWSVDKAFRDDYGRRILASLDIRQLSKDGRMRNPDEKPLVSPEARTASQTEVARRTNVNPPKEDPISTAKLDASSTREVQKEKNSKELKDANGKNASTLTEDFDFIDGNEEVYGLEKLPEDTNVKRNSVDEVKLREMKREEEIAKNRQAMERKKKLAEKAAAKAALKAQKEAERIAEKKLKELEKKARRKAGAVVTGQDPIVDPTETAEEEKAEEKVETPVGPKIKERKENIVRHRAKGSEIPKVILKCKKGRNYWQCAAPAALVLLLLLVAAYKYVL is encoded by the exons ATGGGTATAGATGTGGGATCTCAGTTAGCCCATATTTTAGCTGAAACTGGTATTGAACAGAACAACATTCTGAAAGAAAATGGGAAAATGAATCATGTTGCCGGGGTTACCGATCCCGTAAAATTTGGCTCTCATGGTACTGAAGAACCAATTAAGGAGGAACGGAAGAGAGTTCCTTTAATCAGCCTCCGGGAAAATGCAGTTGATGAATGGCCTCAAGAAAAACAGGTCCATTCTTTCTACATTGTCAAATATCGGAGATTTGAAGACCAAAAGCTGAAGTCCAAAATAGAACAGGCCGAAATCGAGCTACAGAAAAAGAACAAAGCAAAATCGCAGATTATTGAAAAATTAAAGCTCATAAGG GCAGATAGAGCGCAGCTCATTGAGCAAAGGAAATCTCTAAGAGCTGAGAATCAGCAGTTTTGGACAAAGATTGATGAGAAAAGAAAGGAAGTCAAACCGCTGCACGATGCCTTGGGCGAGCTCCGTGGTGCTAGGAATACCGGCACAGAGAGGGGTTATAGTCTGTGTTCATCTGAGGAGGAGCTTAACAATCTC ATCAAAAGCCTGGAGTACCGCATTCAACATGAAAGCATTTCTCTGAATGAAGAGAAGCAAATTCTCAGGGAAATCAAGCTACTTGAAGGAACAAGGGAAAATGTTAAAAAGAATGCTGCTACGAGAGCAGATATTCTGGAATCGAAAGGTGACAAGGAATCAATTCAAAACCAGGTCAAA CTTATAAGTGTTGACTTAGATGGAGTCCGTAAGGAGCAACAGGTGGTAAAGGCCAAGCTTAAGAAACTGGATGATCACATTGATGACATAACAAAGCAGATCAAGTCATTGGATGAGGAAGTGAAGGAAATAGTACAGAAGAGAGAAAGCACTTACGAACATATTCTTGAATTGAGAAAACAACGTGATGAAGGG AATTCTCCTTTCTACAAAAACTCCACGATGTTACAGAAAGCCAAACAGCTTGCAGATAAGAAGGATATTGAAGCCCTTAAAGAACTTTCACTGATGGAG GTCGAGAACTTCATGTCTCTCTGGAGTGTTGATAAGGCTTTTAGAGATGATTACGGGAGGAGAATTTTGGCATCGCTTGACATTAGGCAGTTGAGCAAGGATGGCAGGATGAGGAACCCTGATGAGAAGCCTCTAGTGTCACCAGAGGCGCGGACTGCGTCACAGACAGAGGTTGCACGGAGAACTAATGTGAATCCACCAAAGGAAGATCCCATCTCTACCGCAAAACTTGATGCTTCCTCGACACGGGAGGTACAAAAAGAGAAGAATAGCAAGGAGCTGAAAGATGCAAATGGCAAAAACGCGAGTACTCTGACAGAAGATTTTGATTTCATTGATGGCAACGAAGAAGTCTATGGTTTAGAAAAGCTACCCGAGGATACTAATGTCAAGCGGAACAGTGTTGATGAAGTAAAATTGAGAGAGATGAAGAGAGAAGAGGAAATAGCAAAAAATAGGCAGGCaatggagaggaagaagaagttGGCTGAGAAAGCAGCTGCTAAAGCAGCATTAAAAGCTCAGAAAGAAGCTGAAAGGATAGCTGAAAAGAAGCTCAAGGAA CTTGAAAAGAAAGCGAGGAGAAAGGCTGGTGCTGTTGTTACAGGTCAGGATCCTATAGTGGATCCAACTGAGACAGCTGAGGAAGAGAAGGCGGAGGAAAAGGTTGAAACTCCGGTAGGCCCTAAGATCAAGGAGCGCAAAGAGAACATTGTTAGGCATAGAGCAAAAGGCTCGGAGATTCCTAAAGTAATATTAAAATGCAAGAAGGGAAGAAACTACTGGCAGTGTGCTGCTCCTGCCGCTCTGGTGTTGCTGTTACTTCTTGTCGCGGCATACAAGTATGTACTCTAG
- the LOC138874627 gene encoding protein MAIN-LIKE 2-like encodes MEDLRDRLVAVGLVVDHGYDTFHLPIGEATITLQDVEVLYGLPVDGHHVDYPHALREYTGLQYLQMLQWLADFQPAEEAALSGGSRLQLTPVRLHLEEMDADITDDTLDLLIDLYTRLLMLLMFGGVLFSNTSGNLVNLRFLHHLERLDDLPSYSWGAAVLGYLYNRCPGKHGHSARRYQILPLL; translated from the exons ATGGAG GATCTTAGAGATCGGCTGGTTGCAGTCGGACTAGTCGTTGATCACGGCTATGATACGTTTCATTTGCCCATTGGCGAGGCTACCATCACGCTTCAGGATGTGGAGGTTCTTTATGGGCTGCCAGTTGATGGACATCATGTAGATTACCCGCATGCTCTCAGAGAATATACGGGATTGCAGTACCTGCAGATGTTGCAGTGGCTCGCCGATTTCCAGCCAGCGGAGGAGGCTGCATTGAGTGGGGGCAGTCGTTTGCAGTTGACGCCCGTCCGGCTGCATCTGGAGGAGATGGATGCCGACATTACGGATGATACATTGGATCTTCTTATCGACCTGTACACGAGATTGTTGATGTTGCTTATGTTTGGTGGGGTATTATTCTCAAACACTTCGGGAAACCTAGTCAACTtgagatttcttcatcatcttgagCGGCTAGATGATTTACCTAGTTATAGTTGGGGTGCAGCTGTTCTAGGTTACTTGTATAATAGATGTCCGGGCAAGCATGGGCACTCAGCAAGACGTTATCAGATTTTGCCGCTGCTGTAG